The Saccharothrix violaceirubra genome segment GGGAACGTCCACTGTGGTGAGACCGGCGGCGTGCGCGGTGGCCCGCACCTCGGGCGGGCACGCGATCAGCACCTCGTGGCCCGAGGTCCGCAACGCCCAGCACAGCGGCACCATCGCCATGAGATGCGTGGGGTAGGGCAAGGGGATGACGAGCACCCGCATGCCTTCCCCCTTCCCTTGCGCGACAGGTGTCGGCGATCGTCCGGCGCGAACCCTAGGGGCCGCGCCACGACGAAGTCGAGCCACCGGCCGGGGGCTCACACGTCAAGGTGAAAAGGCGGCCTTCGGCTCGCTTCGGGACTTCGCGTCCTCCTAGCGTCTGCGCGGTCGATTCGGCCTTCGGGCAACTCGGGGGAAGTGAACGTTGCGAGGACTGGGAATTCCCGAACCGCGGGTCGGTGCGCCCACCCCGCACGAGGTCGGCCTGATGTACGACCTCGTCACGCCGCTGCTCAACGCCGTGGCCGGCGGACCGTGCGCCATCCACCACGGCTACTGGGCCGACGGCGGGGCTTCGTCCTGGGAGGACGCCGCCGACCGGCTCACCGACCTCGTCGCGCGCCGCACCCCGCTGGGCCCCGGCACGCGCCTGCTCGACATCGGCTGCGGCACCGGGCAACCGGTCCTGCGGATCGCGCGCGACCACGACATCCACGTCACCGGGATCACCGTGAGCCGGGTGCAGGTCGAGTTGGCCGTCGAGGGCGCGCACGGGCTCCGGGCGGAGTTCGCCTTGGCGGACGCCATGTCCCTGCCCTACGCGGACAACGCGTTCGACGCGGCCTGGGCCGTGCAGTCGCTGGTGGAGATGGCCGAACCGGATCGTGCCGCCCGCGAGGCGTTCCGCGTGCTCGAACCGGGCGGCGTCCTGGTCGTCACCGACGTCGTGACCCGCGGTGCGACCCCGGCGCCCGACGAACGGTGGCCGACCGGTCTGCGCAAGTGCGCGGCCGGTGAGGTCGTGGGGTGGTTGACGGGGGCGGGGTTCGAGGTCTCCTCGTGCGAGGACGCGTCGGCGGGTACGCGGTACTTCCTGCCGAAGTTCGCCTCGGCGCTCGCCGGCTACCGGCGCACGATCGAGGACCTCTACGGTCCGCACGTCGCGGAATGGGCCGCGGCCGTCGGCGATCACGAGAACTACGCCGACGAGATGGGCTACGTGGTCGTGACGGCGCGGAAGCCGGTCGGTTGAGCCGGTCCGTGCGACAAGGGTGTGGGGAACCGATCGCCGTCGTCGGACTCGCGTGCCGGCTGCCCGGTGTGCCTGATCCGGCGGCGTTCTGGCGATTGCTGCGCACCGGGACGGACGCCGTCACCGGGGTTCCGCCGGACCGGTGGGCCGACGGGCCGGCGTGGGGCGGGTTCCTGACCGGGGTCGACCGCTTCGACGCGGGGTTCTTCGGGATCTCCGCGCGGGAAGCGGCGGCCATGGACCCGCAGCAGCGGTTGGCCCTCGAACTCGCGTGGGAAGCGGTGGAGGACGCCGGGATTCCCGCGACGGACCTGCGTGGCACCGACACGAGCGTGTTCATGGGTGCGATCTCCGACGATTACGCCGTGCCGCTGCGCGAGAGCCGGGCCGATTCCTCTGCCGATTCCCGGGCTGATTCCGGGTCTGTTTTCGGGGCGTACCACCACTACGCCGGGACCCACCGGAGCCTGATCGCCAACCGGGTGTCCTCCGTGTTCGGGCTGCGCGGGCCCAGCCTGACGGTCGACTGCGGACAGTCCTCCTCGCTGGTCGGTGTGCGGCTGGCGGTCGAGAGCCCGCGGCGGGGCGAAGCGTCGGTCGCGCTGGAGGGCGGCGTCCACCTCAACCTGGTCGGCAACCGGGCGTTGACCGACTTCGGCGCGCTGTCGCCGGACGGCCGGTGCTTCACGTTCGACGCGCGGGCCAACGGCTACGTGCGCGGTGAGGGCGGCGGGCTGGTCGTGCTCAAGAGCCTGGCGCGGGCACGGGCCGACGGCGACCGCGTCCACAGCCTGATCCTCGGCGGCGCGGTGAACAACGACGGCGGCGGTGCCGGGCTGACGGTCCCGGTGGCCGACGCCCAGGCCGACCTGCCGCGCGCCGCCTACCGCGATGCGGGCGTCGACCCGGCTGCCGTGCACTACGCCGAACTGCACGGCCGCGCGACGCAGCCACTCCGGCCGCGCTGCGGGCCCAGGCCGCGCGACTGCACGACCACATCGAGGCGGGTGGTCGGCGGTCGACGGATGTCGCCTTCTCGCTCGCCACGTCACGGGCGGCGCCGGCCTGTCGTGCGGCGTTGGTGGCCGACGAGCGGGACGTGCTCGCGGGCCTGAAAGCCCTTGCCGCGGGCGAACAGGTGTCGGGGCTGAGCGCCCGACGCGCGACGCCCGCCCACCCACCTGTCGCCGTCCCTGCCGTGGTCGGCCGACCACCCGGTGCGGGGCGAGGTGGTCGTCCCCGGTGCCGCGCTGCTGGAACTGGCGTGGCAGGCGGGTCGGCGGGTCGGCTGCGACCTGGTCGAGGACCTCGTCCTGGAGGCGCCGCTGGTGGTGCCCGACGGGGTCGAGGTCGTCGTGCGACCGGAGGTGGACGCGCCGGACGACGGCGGACGCGCCGTGCGGCTGATCGCCCGTTCCGGGTCCGGCGAGTGGACGCGGATCGCCTCCGGTCGGCTGGTCCGCGCGGAGGAGGTGACCGCGGCACCGGTCGTGTGGCCGCCGGAGGACGCGGTCGACCTGGAGACGGCGTCGCTCTACGAGCACCTCGACGCGCGTGGCCTGACCTACGGCCCGGTCTTCCGGTGGGGCGTGGCGCCTGGGCGACGTGATCTTCGTCGACTTGGCCGAGCGCCCGCACGCCACCCTGCACCCGGCCGCTCTGGACGCCGCCCTGCACGCGCTGGCGCTCGGCTCGGACTCCGCCGCCAGGGTGCCGTTCTCCTGGCGTGGCGCCCGACTGCACGCCCCGGGGTCGCACCCCGGTGGGCGCGGCTGTCGCCGGCCGGGTCCGGCGGTGTCTCGGTGACGTTGGCGGACGCCGAGGGTCGGGTGGTGGCCGAGGTCGACTCGCTGGTGACGAGGCCGCCGCCCGCCCGGTCCGGTGCCGTGCTCCGGCGCGTCGAGTGGGTGCGGGCCGAGCGCACGACGGGCGCGTTGCCCGCGTCCTGTGCGGTGGTGGGCCCGGTGGAATCGGACTGGTCGACCACGTTGAAGGAGGCCGGTGTCCAGATACAGTCCTTTGTGGACCTGGTGGCGGTCGCCGACCGGGGATCGGTGCCCGAGTGCGTGATCGCGGCGTGCACCGGGGTGTTCGGGTCCTCGCCCACCGGGCGGTCGCCCGCGAGGACGTGTCCGACCTGGTGCACGCGCCGCTGTGGGGAGTGGTCCCCAGTGCGCAGGCGAGCACCCGGACCGGTTCGCCGTGGTCGACCTGGACGACGACTCGTCGCTCGCCGAGGCGTCGGCCGTCGACGGGCCGCGACTGGCGATGCGGGCCGGGACGCCGTGGGTGCGCCGCCTCGGCCGGGTCGAGCCGCGCGATGCCGTCGACCCCCGGTGGACGGCCGGCACCGTGCTGATCACGGGTGGGACGGGCGGGCTCGGCGGCCTGCTCGCCCGCACCTCGTCGGCACGCACGGCGTGCGGCGCCTGGTCCTGGCGAGTCGGCGCGGCCCGGCGACACCGGGTGCCGCCGGGCTGGTCGAGGAGCTGACGGCCGCGGGCGCCGAGGTCGTGGTCGCGGAGTGCGACGTCGCCGACCGGCGGTCACTGGCCCGCCTGGTGGCGCACCGGCGGTTCACCGCCGTGGTGCGCGCGGCGGGCGTGCTCGACGACGGCGTGCTGACGTCCCTGTCGCCCGAGCGCGTGGACGCCGTCCTGCGCCCGAAGGTCGACGCGGCCTGGCACCTGCACGAACTGCTCCCGGACGTGGCGGTGTTCGTGCTGATCTCGTCGCTGTCCGGGGTGCTCGGCGGTGCCGGGCAGGCCAACTACGCCGCCGCCAACACCTTCCTGGACGCCTTGGCGCACCACCGTGCGGCGGCGGGACTTCCCGCGCTCTCCCTGGCGTCCGGGCCGTGGGCGGGGGCGGGCATCGGCACGCTGTCCGATCGGAAGTGGCCCGACCTGTTCGACGCCGCCGTGCGCACGGGTGAGCCCGTCGTGCTGCGGGACACCTACGTGCCGGGGGAGATCACGCCGAGGTTCTCGCGGGCGATGGCCCGGCGGACGTTCGAGAAGCTGGACGCCTTCACCGACCTGCGGGACGTCGGCCTCACCGCGATGGGCGGCTACTTCGGCATGTTCACCGGCTGGACCCCGACGCCGATCGGTGTGCCCACGTTGTTCGTCCGGACGGCGGACCCGGTCGGCGACGCGGAGGACCTGCCGTGGACCGACGACTGGCGGCCCGGGTGGACGCTCGCGGACGCCTTCGTGGAGGTGCCGGGCGACCACTTCTCGATGATGGACGACCACGCGCCGACGACCGCCCGCGCGGTGTCCGACTGGTTGGCGGGCCTCGGCTGACCGCCGGGGTCACCGGTCGGTCGGGCCGCCGCCACCGAACCGGTCGCGCAGCGAGCGGCCCTGGTCGGCCACGCGCCGGGGCGCCTGCTGCGCGACCGCCCACGCGGTCGAGTCGCGCACGGCGGCGAGCTTGGCCGCCCAGTCGACCGGGCGGACCGTCGTGCCGGTCCGGCGGTCGTGCCAGCAGGAAGGGCCGCGCAGCGACAGGCACTCGACCGTCGACAACACCAGGAGCGCGACGCCGACCAGGCCGATCAGGACGTCCAACCGCAGCACGGCGACGATCAGCGCCACCCACCCCAGTCCGGGCAGCAGCACCGTGATCGAGGCACGGGCCAGTGCCCGCGTGGCCCGCACGCGCCGGGAACCGTCGACCGGCGTCAGCACCAACGACGTGACCGCCTTGCCCACCGTCCGCCCGAACAGGGCGTGGGCGGCGAAGTCGTAGAGGGCCACCAGCACCACCTGGGCGACGGCGGCACCGGCCACCGAGAGCACGATCGCGTCCCACACCTCGGACAGCCCCGCCGTGGCCTGGTCGCCGGCCTCGTCCCAGCGGAGCGCCACGACCTCCAGCACGCCGCTCCCGGTCGTGGAGACGGCCGCGAACGCCGCCGAGTGCTTGACGTGTCCGACCGCGACCACCCACAGCGGCGAGGTGATCACCAGGATCAGCGCCCAGTCGACGAGCCGGGCGATCCAGCGCCGGCCGAGGTTCCGGGGGTAAGCGGATTGTGTTCGCATGGTCACCACCTGTGAGGAAGTGTCCAAGCTAGGACCGGGCGCGACGCGCTCTGTCCGCAAAAGTGCGGAATGACCACGGACTGTCCACGATGCTTCCACTCCGGTCGTGGCGGAGCTGTCCTGCGGGGCGCGGCCCGGGCCCCTAGCCTGGGGACACGGTCAAGAAGCGCGCCGAAGACCGCCGGGAAAGGCGGTCGCTCCGGCATGTCCGTGGCGGGGCGACCGTGCCGCGCCACGGAAGGAACCGATGTCCACGACCGATGCCTTCGATCTCGTCCTGCTCGCCGTCGACGACGCGGAGTCGGCGCACGCCGCCCGTCTCGCCCGCGAACTGACCGGCGAGGTCCGCCGGGTCAGCGTGCTCACCGCACCCGCCGTCATGGTCGAGCCCGCCCCGGGGCCGGTGGTCGTCCACGCCTTCTCGGCGGCGGGCGCCGGGCGGCCGGTGCCCGCCGGGCCGGGTGCCGTGACCGTGGTCCACGACCACCGCGGCGACGACGGCCCGCCGTGCCCGACCGCGGACCACGTCGTGGTCGGCAGCCACGCCGAGGCCACCGCGGTGGTCGCCGCGGGGTTCGCCCGCGGGTCGGTCAGCATCGTGGCCCGTCCGGTCGACGAGCGGTACTGGGCCGCCGACGGTCCGGCCGCCGACCGGGGCGACGCGATCCGCCTCGTGGCCACGACCGGGCTGCGCCCCGGCGACGGGACCGACACGGCCGTGGCGGCGCTCGCGCGGGTGCCCGACGTCGAACTCGTCGTCACCGGGCCGGTCGACTCGCCGGCGCCCGCCCACCGCGCGGAACTCGGCCGGCTGCTCGACGGCGCCGCCGCGCTGGGCGTCGCCGGTCGGGTCCGGTTCGTGTCCGGACCGACGCCCGAGGTGATCCGCTCGGCGGACGTGGTGCTGCACCTGCCGTGGTCCGCCGCGCCCGTCGACCCGGTGCTGCACGCCATGGCCTGCGGTGTCCCGGTGATCGCCGGCGCGACCGGCGGCCTGCCCGAGACCGTGGTGGACGACCTCACCGGGGTGCTGGTGCCGCCGCGCGACCCCCGTGCGACCGCCCGTGCCATCCGCCGCCTGTGCCAGGACAAGACCCGGCTGGCCGCGTTCTCCGTCGCGGCCGTCGACCGGGTCGCGCAGCGGCACTCCTGGACCCGTGTCGCGGGTGAACTGCTGCGCGTCTACCGGGAGGCCGCCGGCCTCGCCGCTTGAGCCCACCGTCGATGGTCAGGCCGAGTGGCGGAGCGCGAGCAGGGCGATGTCGTCGGTGCCGGGTTCGTGGCCGACCAGGGCGCCCATGATCCGGACGCACGCGGCCTCCGGCGCGCTCGCGCACACGGCCTCGCGCAGGGCGTCCAGCCGGGCGTCCAGGTCCTGCCCGCGCCGCTCCACCAGGCCGTCGGTGTACAGGACCACCAACGCGCCCGGCGGCAGGGCGACACTCGTGCCGACCCGGCCCGTCGGCGCCAGGTCGTAGCCGATGGGCGGACCGACCGGGACGTCGACGAACCGCGTCGGTTCCCCCGGCACGGCCAGCACCGGCGGCAGGTGGCCGGCCAGGGCGAGGCGCACCCGGTGGGTCGTGGTGTCCAGGACCGCGTAGCCGACGGTGGCCATGGTGTTGTGCTCGAAGTGCCCGGCCTTGCGGTCGAGTTTGCCGAGCACCTCGGCGGGGTCGGCGAACTCCAGCGCGTAGGCGCGCAACGCGCTGCGCAGCCGGCCCATGACGATCGCGGCGGGCAGGCCGCTGCCCACCACGTCGCCGATCACCAGGCCGATGCGCCCGCCCGGCAGGTCGAACACGTCGTACCAGTCGCCGCCCACGCCGCTGTCCGCGCCCGGCACGTAGCGGGCGGCCAGTTCCCAGTCGTCGGACGTGGGCAGGCGTTCGGGCAGCAGGCTGTCCTGGAGCAGGGCGGCGGCCACCCGCGTCGACCGGGACCGGTGTTCGTGCACGGCGGTCGCGAGCCGGTCGGCGACGAGTTGGAGCAGGACGGCCTCCTCGTCGGTGAACCGGCGGTCGACCGTGCTGCCGACGTGCAGCACGCCGACCAGATCGCCGTGCGCCAGCATGGGGACGCCGAGCAGCGCGCGCAGACCCCGTTGCCACAGCAGGGGATTGAGCACGGTCGACTCGTCGACGCGGTCGATCGCCACCGGTTCCCGGGTCAGGGCGACCCGGCCCGCGAAGCCCGCGCCCACCGGCACCCGGAAGCCGTGGAAGACCTCCTCCTCGATGCCCGATGCCGCACGTGCCACCAGGTGCCCGCCGCCGGCGTCGCTGAGCAGGACCGTCGCCGTGTCGACGGAGAACAGGTCGCGCACGCGGCGCAGCAGGACCTCGAACAGCGTTTCCGGGTCGTGGTCCCGAAGCGACCTGTCGGTGACGGCCTCCAGCACCCGAAGCCGCGATTCCCGGCCGTCGTCCATCCTCGATCCCGTCCGTCTTCCCGATTCCCGTGCGCGCGTCGTCCCGACGGAACGGGGCGGGCTCGGGCCTGCCCGCGAACCCTAGTGCGCATCCCGTGCCGATTCCACGGACGGTGGCCGGTCGTTGTTGTCGCGTGACGAAATACCCGGCCGGGAGAGGTCCGGGCGGTCCACACTTGACGGCATGACAAGTGTGCTCGTGACCCCGTGGTGGCGTCGACGCGCGGAATCGGCCCGGGACGCGACCGGCGGCGTGGACGCGACCGGCGTGCTCGACTGGACCGCCCCGGCGGTGGCCGCGCTGCTCGCCCGGATCGGGGCCCACCCGCCCGTCGAGTCGCTGCGCGCGGCGCACCGGCTGATCGCGGCCGACGTCCGACCGGTCTACGCGGTCGACGACCTCCAGCCGATCTCGCGGACCCTGCGCCGGGGCCGGGGGTCGTGCAGCCAGCGCATGGCCGTCCTGGAAGGCGTCGCGCGGGCGCTGGGGATCGCCACGCGGGTGCGCGGGCTGGTGGTCGACGGCCGGTTCTGGTACCCGAGGTTTCCCCGGCTGCGGTTCCTGGTGCCCGACCGCGTCCTGCTGGCGTGGCCGGAGTTCGCCCTGCCGTCGGGGTGGACGTCGGTCGGCGAGCTGTTCGGGGGACTCGGCGACCTGGCCTCGTCCGGGCGCGGGTTCACCAACGCGGGCGGGGAGACGCTGTTCGACGCGGTCGCGCACACGGCTGTCGACTGGGACGGCATGACCTGCGGGTCGTCGTGCGACCTGTCCGCCACCGTGCTCGGCGACCTGGGCCGGTTCGACTCGCGCGACGCGTTGTTCCGCACCCACGGCCAGACCCTGTGCCCACCGTTGACGCTGCTG includes the following:
- a CDS encoding class I SAM-dependent methyltransferase, coding for MYDLVTPLLNAVAGGPCAIHHGYWADGGASSWEDAADRLTDLVARRTPLGPGTRLLDIGCGTGQPVLRIARDHDIHVTGITVSRVQVELAVEGAHGLRAEFALADAMSLPYADNAFDAAWAVQSLVEMAEPDRAAREAFRVLEPGGVLVVTDVVTRGATPAPDERWPTGLRKCAAGEVVGWLTGAGFEVSSCEDASAGTRYFLPKFASALAGYRRTIEDLYGPHVAEWAAAVGDHENYADEMGYVVVTARKPVG
- a CDS encoding SDR family NAD(P)-dependent oxidoreductase produces the protein MRRLVLASRRGPATPGAAGLVEELTAAGAEVVVAECDVADRRSLARLVAHRRFTAVVRAAGVLDDGVLTSLSPERVDAVLRPKVDAAWHLHELLPDVAVFVLISSLSGVLGGAGQANYAAANTFLDALAHHRAAAGLPALSLASGPWAGAGIGTLSDRKWPDLFDAAVRTGEPVVLRDTYVPGEITPRFSRAMARRTFEKLDAFTDLRDVGLTAMGGYFGMFTGWTPTPIGVPTLFVRTADPVGDAEDLPWTDDWRPGWTLADAFVEVPGDHFSMMDDHAPTTARAVSDWLAGLG
- a CDS encoding RDD family protein; this translates as MRTQSAYPRNLGRRWIARLVDWALILVITSPLWVVAVGHVKHSAAFAAVSTTGSGVLEVVALRWDEAGDQATAGLSEVWDAIVLSVAGAAVAQVVLVALYDFAAHALFGRTVGKAVTSLVLTPVDGSRRVRATRALARASITVLLPGLGWVALIVAVLRLDVLIGLVGVALLVLSTVECLSLRGPSCWHDRRTGTTVRPVDWAAKLAAVRDSTAWAVAQQAPRRVADQGRSLRDRFGGGGPTDR
- a CDS encoding glycosyltransferase family 4 protein; amino-acid sequence: MSTTDAFDLVLLAVDDAESAHAARLARELTGEVRRVSVLTAPAVMVEPAPGPVVVHAFSAAGAGRPVPAGPGAVTVVHDHRGDDGPPCPTADHVVVGSHAEATAVVAAGFARGSVSIVARPVDERYWAADGPAADRGDAIRLVATTGLRPGDGTDTAVAALARVPDVELVVTGPVDSPAPAHRAELGRLLDGAAALGVAGRVRFVSGPTPEVIRSADVVLHLPWSAAPVDPVLHAMACGVPVIAGATGGLPETVVDDLTGVLVPPRDPRATARAIRRLCQDKTRLAAFSVAAVDRVAQRHSWTRVAGELLRVYREAAGLAA
- a CDS encoding PP2C family protein-serine/threonine phosphatase — encoded protein: MDDGRESRLRVLEAVTDRSLRDHDPETLFEVLLRRVRDLFSVDTATVLLSDAGGGHLVARAASGIEEEVFHGFRVPVGAGFAGRVALTREPVAIDRVDESTVLNPLLWQRGLRALLGVPMLAHGDLVGVLHVGSTVDRRFTDEEAVLLQLVADRLATAVHEHRSRSTRVAAALLQDSLLPERLPTSDDWELAARYVPGADSGVGGDWYDVFDLPGGRIGLVIGDVVGSGLPAAIVMGRLRSALRAYALEFADPAEVLGKLDRKAGHFEHNTMATVGYAVLDTTTHRVRLALAGHLPPVLAVPGEPTRFVDVPVGPPIGYDLAPTGRVGTSVALPPGALVVLYTDGLVERRGQDLDARLDALREAVCASAPEAACVRIMGALVGHEPGTDDIALLALRHSA
- a CDS encoding transglutaminase domain-containing protein codes for the protein MTSVLVTPWWRRRAESARDATGGVDATGVLDWTAPAVAALLARIGAHPPVESLRAAHRLIAADVRPVYAVDDLQPISRTLRRGRGSCSQRMAVLEGVARALGIATRVRGLVVDGRFWYPRFPRLRFLVPDRVLLAWPEFALPSGWTSVGELFGGLGDLASSGRGFTNAGGETLFDAVAHTAVDWDGMTCGSSCDLSATVLGDLGRFDSRDALFRTHGQTLCPPLTLLADPVLSRWAPPATRRTGA